The Gemella haemolysans genome includes a region encoding these proteins:
- a CDS encoding aminotransferase class I/II-fold pyridoxal phosphate-dependent enzyme: MKIELSNTIKNIPENVFYPIFKLISEESSNGNPLLNAGIGVPDSDTPELLLKELETAIRKPENMRYGAFDGKVTLLNEISQWLKENYNIDANPKSEIALVFGTKSGLSSIPSVLLNPNDTVLLPVPSYPDYIQGIALAQAKYEEIELKQENNYLLDYSDIPEEVLRDAKLIFLNYPSNPIGAVATKEFYEQTVKWAKENNIVVLQDHAYSDFYYKEGYSPAFMQTEGAKEVGIEFFSFSKNFSISGLRIGFAVGNKEIIRGLKEYNTIFHANIYGAIQDTVITALKNYKNLTSHIKETYSKRIDKITSKLDELGYSYFKPEGGIFIWLKVKNGYDSQSFFELLLKKYRIVTMPGHVFGQGGENYIRLSLSLSDEQINILIKKLEILNNDFKNN, from the coding sequence ATGAAAATTGAATTATCAAATACAATTAAAAATATTCCTGAAAATGTATTCTACCCTATTTTCAAATTAATCTCTGAGGAAAGTTCAAATGGTAATCCATTATTAAATGCGGGTATCGGAGTTCCAGACTCTGATACCCCTGAACTTTTACTTAAAGAATTGGAAACAGCTATAAGAAAACCTGAAAATATGAGATATGGAGCATTTGATGGAAAAGTAACATTATTAAATGAAATATCTCAGTGGTTGAAAGAAAACTATAATATTGACGCAAATCCTAAAAGTGAAATTGCTTTAGTATTTGGTACTAAATCTGGATTATCAAGTATTCCTTCAGTACTACTAAATCCAAATGATACGGTGTTATTACCAGTACCAAGTTATCCTGACTACATTCAAGGAATTGCATTAGCCCAAGCTAAATATGAAGAGATAGAATTGAAACAAGAAAATAATTATTTACTAGACTATTCTGATATTCCTGAAGAAGTGCTTAGAGATGCTAAACTTATATTTTTAAACTATCCTTCTAATCCTATTGGTGCAGTAGCTACGAAAGAGTTTTATGAACAAACAGTCAAGTGGGCAAAAGAAAATAATATCGTAGTTCTTCAAGATCATGCATATTCTGATTTCTATTATAAAGAAGGATACTCTCCAGCATTTATGCAAACTGAAGGAGCTAAAGAAGTAGGAATTGAATTTTTCTCGTTTTCCAAAAACTTCTCAATTTCAGGTCTAAGAATTGGTTTTGCTGTTGGGAACAAAGAAATTATTCGTGGACTAAAAGAATATAATACAATTTTCCACGCTAATATCTATGGAGCAATTCAGGATACAGTAATAACTGCATTAAAAAATTATAAAAACTTAACTAGTCATATAAAAGAAACTTATTCAAAAAGAATAGATAAAATAACTTCTAAACTTGATGAATTGGGATATTCATATTTTAAACCAGAAGGTGGAATTTTTATCTGGTTAAAAGTTAAAAACGGATATGACAGCCAAAGTTTCTTTGAATTATTACTAAAAAAATATAGAATTGTTACTATGCCTGGCCATGTTTTTGGTCAAGGTGGTGAAAACTATATTAGATTAAGTCTGAGTCTTTCAGATGAACAAATTAACATATTAATAAAAAAATTAGAAATACTAAATAATGATTTCAAGAATAATTAG
- a CDS encoding MetQ/NlpA family ABC transporter substrate-binding protein: MNKLKKLLTVVFTAFLAITLAACGATSSSNNGGGEKKEIKIGATSGPYADMVNKALKPLLEKKGYTVKVTEFSDYIQPNKALNSGELDANLFQHKIYMKKFAEQNGMDLTALAPVPTAPMGLYSDKVKDLKDLPEGAEVTLPNDPSNAARAYALLAAADLIKIKPNTDVLKITKNDVVENPKKLKFTELEAGQLARSLSSTTLAAVPGNFALAAKFDLTKALILEKMNENNRNNVVVTTANKDKQFAKDLVEIVQSKEFDEIINKDFKGFDKPGK; encoded by the coding sequence ATGAACAAACTAAAAAAATTATTAACAGTTGTTTTTACAGCGTTTTTAGCTATTACTCTAGCTGCTTGTGGAGCTACAAGCTCAAGCAATAATGGTGGTGGAGAGAAAAAAGAAATAAAAATAGGTGCAACATCTGGTCCTTATGCTGATATGGTAAACAAAGCACTTAAACCTCTTCTTGAGAAAAAAGGATATACAGTTAAAGTAACAGAATTCTCAGATTACATCCAACCTAACAAAGCTTTAAACAGTGGTGAATTAGACGCAAACTTATTCCAACACAAAATTTACATGAAAAAATTTGCTGAACAAAATGGAATGGACTTAACAGCACTTGCTCCTGTTCCAACTGCACCAATGGGATTATATTCTGATAAAGTTAAAGATCTTAAAGATTTACCAGAAGGTGCTGAAGTAACTCTTCCAAATGACCCTTCAAACGCTGCTCGTGCTTATGCATTATTAGCTGCTGCTGATTTAATCAAAATCAAACCTAATACTGACGTACTAAAAATCACTAAAAACGATGTAGTAGAAAATCCTAAAAAACTTAAATTTACAGAATTAGAAGCCGGTCAACTTGCTAGATCATTAAGTAGTACTACACTTGCTGCAGTACCAGGAAACTTCGCACTTGCTGCTAAATTTGATTTAACAAAAGCATTAATCTTAGAAAAAATGAACGAAAACAACCGTAACAACGTTGTTGTAACTACTGCAAACAAAGACAAACAATTCGCTAAAGATTTAGTAGAAATCGTTCAATCTAAAGAATTTGATGAAATCATCAATAAAGATTTCAAAGGATTTGACAAACCTGGAAAATAA
- a CDS encoding methionine ABC transporter permease, producing the protein MENNLSLIEQWKNLQPELIKSFADSLYMISVSIIITVIVGLFLGVVLFLTSNRLLFKNVIIYKTVDFLVNTIRSIPFIILLVFLIPFTLFLLGKSTGPTGAIVPLTVAAIPLFTRLVDTSLNEIDYGVIESAVASGASLKLIVKEVLIPEAMFGIIQSITLTLINLIAFSAMAGVVGGGGIGDLAIRYGYYRFDNFTMWITVILLIILVQITQYIGNSISKKLKKN; encoded by the coding sequence ATGGAAAATAATCTAAGTTTAATAGAACAATGGAAAAATCTTCAACCAGAATTAATTAAATCATTTGCCGATTCATTATACATGATAAGTGTTTCAATAATAATTACAGTAATTGTCGGATTATTTTTAGGAGTAGTTTTATTCTTAACTAGTAATAGACTTCTGTTCAAAAATGTTATTATTTATAAAACGGTCGATTTTCTAGTTAACACAATTCGTTCTATTCCATTTATTATTCTTTTGGTATTCTTGATACCATTTACTCTATTTTTATTAGGAAAATCAACTGGACCTACTGGAGCAATAGTTCCACTAACAGTTGCAGCTATACCTCTATTTACGAGATTAGTTGATACTTCACTAAATGAAATAGACTATGGTGTTATTGAGTCAGCAGTTGCTTCTGGAGCTTCTCTAAAATTAATAGTTAAAGAAGTTTTAATACCTGAAGCTATGTTTGGAATTATCCAATCTATTACTCTAACTTTAATCAACCTAATTGCTTTTTCAGCAATGGCTGGTGTTGTTGGTGGTGGTGGAATTGGAGACCTTGCGATTAGATATGGTTATTATCGTTTTGATAATTTCACAATGTGGATTACAGTAATTCTATTAATTATCTTAGTCCAAATTACACAATATATAGGAAATTCAATTTCAAAAAAATTAAAAAAAAATTAA
- a CDS encoding methionine ABC transporter ATP-binding protein, which produces MINLNNVSKTFYQKGKEIQALKPTNLHVKAGEIFGIIGYSGAGKSTLLRCLNLLETPSEGEVIVDNQVVNKLNRKDLRSYRQKIGMIFQQFNLLSSKTVGENIAFNLKAGDVDPKDIPKRIDELLELVGLSDKKNVYPSQLSGGQKQRVGIAKALANNPKLLLCDEATSALDPVTTKQILSLLKEINRKLGITIILVTHEMEVIKQICDNVAVMENGEIIELNSVYEIFSNPKTKLMQEFIANLHNDEDFEEHLAEHYKNETVIRVIFKGEATKEPLIQTLANKYNVTTNILAGRIEYIQNKQLGSLTFSVVGEPDNTEKFVNHLIDQVNDVEVNVYGK; this is translated from the coding sequence ATGATTAATCTTAATAATGTTAGCAAAACCTTTTATCAAAAAGGTAAAGAAATCCAAGCGTTAAAACCTACTAACCTTCATGTAAAAGCTGGTGAAATTTTTGGAATTATCGGTTACTCAGGTGCTGGAAAAAGTACTCTTCTACGATGTCTTAACCTATTAGAAACGCCTTCTGAAGGAGAAGTAATTGTAGATAACCAAGTTGTTAACAAACTAAATAGAAAGGATTTACGATCATACAGGCAAAAAATTGGAATGATTTTTCAACAGTTTAATCTTCTTAGTTCTAAAACTGTAGGTGAAAATATTGCATTTAATTTAAAAGCCGGAGATGTTGATCCGAAAGATATTCCAAAAAGAATAGATGAATTGTTAGAACTTGTAGGACTTTCTGATAAAAAGAATGTTTATCCAAGCCAACTTTCTGGTGGTCAAAAGCAACGTGTCGGTATTGCTAAAGCTTTGGCAAATAATCCAAAATTATTACTTTGTGATGAAGCAACAAGTGCATTAGACCCTGTTACAACTAAACAAATTTTGTCTTTATTAAAAGAAATCAATCGTAAATTAGGAATCACAATTATTCTTGTTACTCATGAAATGGAAGTAATAAAACAAATTTGTGATAATGTAGCAGTAATGGAAAATGGTGAAATTATCGAGTTAAATTCTGTTTATGAGATTTTCTCAAATCCAAAAACGAAATTAATGCAAGAATTTATAGCTAATCTACACAATGATGAAGATTTTGAAGAGCATCTTGCTGAACATTATAAAAATGAAACTGTAATAAGGGTTATTTTTAAAGGTGAAGCAACTAAAGAGCCTCTAATTCAAACTTTAGCTAATAAATATAATGTTACTACTAACATACTTGCTGGTCGAATCGAATACATTCAAAATAAACAGTTAGGAAGCTTAACTTTTTCAGTAGTCGGTGAACCTGATAACACAGAGAAATTTGTAAATCACTTAATTGATCAAGTTAATGATGTGGAGGTGAATGTATATGGAAAATAA
- a CDS encoding isoprenyl transferase — translation MFKFFRKTEQVQKTEKQELKKIPTHVAIIMDGNGRWAKKRNMPRIKGHYEGMQTVKKITKYASKLGVKYLTLYAFSTENWARPKEEVSYLMDLPEKMFSSFMPELMENNVKVEVIGVVEKLPENTRKAVNDAIEQTKNNTGLKLIFALNYGSKDEMLRAIKQIAKDVQDNKYSAEEISEEHVSANLFTSNTPDPDLLIRTSGEQRISNFLLWQIAYSEFLFTKVAWPDFNEDEFYQALLEYQSRDRRFGGLNED, via the coding sequence ATGTTTAAATTTTTTAGAAAAACTGAACAAGTACAAAAAACTGAAAAACAAGAATTAAAAAAAATTCCGACACACGTTGCTATAATAATGGATGGTAATGGACGTTGGGCTAAAAAAAGAAATATGCCTAGAATTAAAGGACACTATGAAGGAATGCAAACTGTAAAAAAAATCACAAAGTATGCATCAAAATTAGGTGTTAAATATTTGACTTTATATGCATTTTCTACGGAAAACTGGGCTAGACCGAAGGAAGAAGTTAGTTATTTAATGGATCTTCCAGAGAAGATGTTTAGTAGTTTTATGCCAGAACTTATGGAAAATAACGTAAAAGTTGAAGTCATAGGTGTGGTAGAAAAACTTCCAGAAAATACTAGAAAAGCAGTTAATGATGCAATTGAACAAACAAAAAATAATACAGGATTAAAATTAATTTTTGCCTTAAATTATGGTTCTAAAGACGAAATGTTAAGGGCAATTAAACAAATTGCAAAAGATGTTCAAGATAATAAATATAGTGCTGAAGAAATTTCTGAAGAGCATGTTAGTGCAAATCTATTTACATCTAATACACCAGATCCTGATTTATTAATAAGAACTTCAGGAGAACAAAGAATTTCAAACTTCTTACTGTGGCAAATTGCTTATAGTGAGTTTTTATTCACAAAAGTAGCTTGGCCTGATTTTAATGAAGATGAATTCTATCAAGCTTTATTAGAATATCAAAGTAGAGATAGAAGATTTGGAGGTTTAAATGAAGACTAG
- a CDS encoding phosphatidate cytidylyltransferase → MKTRIITAIVALIVFLPLLFLGGDYFKFTTFALGVMAMYEIVRMTFKETNIVVLSLSSLAGALFFLHSEVSSLLQYSIVYLILIGMLGTVVVTGHKIKLVEIGSIIFVTVYIFVGFYCLFMLRNLSLSHVAYLLLTIWFTDSFAYFGGMKFGKNKLSPNISPNKSIEGSVIGSVSSIAIALLFFFTTNIFSNLLVAIVVTLIVSVIGQFGDLIESAYKREYQVKDSSNLLPGHGGIFDRFDSVILSAPCLILLLSLF, encoded by the coding sequence ATGAAGACTAGGATAATAACGGCTATAGTAGCATTAATTGTTTTCTTACCTTTATTATTTTTAGGTGGAGATTATTTCAAATTTACAACTTTTGCACTTGGTGTGATGGCTATGTATGAAATAGTTAGAATGACTTTTAAGGAAACTAACATCGTAGTTTTAAGTTTATCGTCATTAGCAGGAGCATTATTTTTTTTACATAGTGAAGTTTCATCATTATTACAGTATTCTATAGTATATTTAATATTAATTGGTATGTTAGGTACTGTTGTTGTGACTGGGCATAAAATTAAATTAGTTGAAATTGGTTCGATAATATTCGTAACTGTTTATATATTTGTTGGTTTCTATTGTTTATTTATGTTGAGAAACTTAAGTTTAAGCCATGTAGCGTATTTATTACTTACTATTTGGTTTACAGATAGTTTTGCATATTTTGGTGGAATGAAATTTGGAAAAAATAAACTTTCACCTAATATAAGTCCAAATAAATCAATAGAAGGTTCAGTAATTGGAAGTGTATCATCGATAGCGATAGCATTATTGTTCTTCTTTACAACTAATATTTTTTCAAATTTATTAGTTGCAATTGTTGTAACATTGATAGTAAGTGTAATCGGACAATTTGGTGATTTAATTGAATCAGCATATAAAAGAGAATATCAAGTTAAAGATAGTAGTAATTTATTACCAGGTCATGGAGGTATCTTTGATAGATTCGATTCTGTAATATTATCAGCTCCATGTTTAATATTATTACTTAGTTTATTTTAG
- the rseP gene encoding RIP metalloprotease RseP — protein sequence MQGIIAFILIFFVVVTIHEFGHFIVAKRSGILCQEFAIGMGPKIFHKKIGETNFTIRLLPVGGYVKMPDNVFDFNNDMSVYDLKKGMKVSLKLDENDNVEKIVLDKSNDMDLLPLELNEFDLTEKLFVEGFVGDKIERYEVRKDACVAFGGMEEQIAPVERMFSSHSWGKKFWTLFAGPLMNFILALAIFLGISIYSGVPSNTTRLGEIAANYPAYSSGLKEGDVVEQVNGKSVTTWNEMTKEIVGSNGSELTLKISRDGSQQEIKVTPKEEISVKKGKEVKTYKLGINQAYEKDLVGSIKNGFEQTLFYGTMIFMGIVNLFASLFSGGFSLNQLGGPVAIYEMSSAAAQSGLLTTLRWTGILSVNLGLMNLIPIPVLDGGRIIFVIYEAIFKKPINKKAQYYLTVAFGLLMVALMLAVTWNDIQRLFGK from the coding sequence ATGCAAGGTATTATAGCATTTATATTAATATTTTTTGTAGTAGTAACTATTCATGAATTTGGGCATTTTATAGTTGCTAAAAGATCAGGAATATTGTGCCAAGAGTTCGCAATAGGAATGGGACCCAAAATCTTCCATAAAAAAATAGGAGAAACTAATTTTACTATTAGACTTCTACCTGTCGGTGGATATGTAAAAATGCCTGACAATGTTTTTGATTTCAACAATGATATGTCAGTATATGATCTTAAAAAAGGTATGAAAGTTAGTTTAAAACTAGATGAAAATGATAATGTTGAAAAAATAGTTCTAGATAAAAGTAATGATATGGATTTACTTCCATTAGAATTAAACGAATTTGATTTAACAGAAAAACTTTTTGTTGAAGGATTCGTTGGAGATAAGATAGAACGTTATGAAGTAAGAAAAGATGCATGTGTTGCATTTGGTGGTATGGAAGAACAAATTGCTCCAGTTGAAAGAATGTTTTCTTCACATTCATGGGGGAAAAAATTCTGGACATTATTCGCGGGACCATTGATGAACTTTATATTAGCACTAGCAATTTTCTTAGGTATTTCAATCTATAGTGGTGTTCCATCAAATACTACTCGCTTAGGAGAAATAGCGGCCAATTACCCAGCTTACTCATCTGGACTAAAAGAAGGCGATGTAGTTGAGCAGGTAAATGGTAAGAGTGTTACAACATGGAATGAAATGACAAAAGAAATCGTGGGTTCTAATGGTTCTGAGCTTACATTAAAAATTTCACGTGATGGTTCACAACAAGAGATTAAAGTAACTCCAAAAGAAGAGATTTCAGTGAAAAAAGGAAAAGAGGTTAAAACTTATAAACTTGGTATTAATCAAGCTTATGAAAAAGATCTAGTTGGTTCTATTAAGAATGGTTTCGAACAAACTCTTTTCTACGGAACAATGATTTTCATGGGAATTGTTAATTTATTTGCTTCTTTATTCAGTGGTGGATTTAGTTTAAATCAACTAGGTGGACCTGTAGCAATTTATGAAATGTCTTCAGCTGCTGCACAAAGTGGATTACTAACAACCCTAAGATGGACAGGGATTTTAAGTGTAAACTTAGGACTAATGAACTTAATTCCTATTCCAGTTCTTGATGGTGGAAGAATAATTTTTGTAATTTACGAAGCAATCTTCAAAAAGCCAATTAATAAAAAAGCCCAATATTACTTAACTGTGGCATTCGGATTATTAATGGTTGCGTTAATGTTAGCAGTAACATGGAATGATATCCAAAGATTATTTGGGAAATAG